The Candidatus Endomicrobium procryptotermitis genome has a window encoding:
- a CDS encoding F0F1 ATP synthase subunit A — MSISPDILFTIAGFPVTNTVISTVITDIVLIALVLSIRKFMSVNPGKIQNAFEAVSEYFYDMTSGNAGSRASYIHPWVLSIFLFIVVSNLTALFPGFETVRFLNASDGHHGVPLLRGATSDLNLTLALAVISVVMTHYFSVKYTGIKAYIGRFLSFTMFPIMLFVGILEFMNEITKLISFSFRLFGNIYSGEVVISTMYSMFPIGLPVPFIMLEVLIAVIQAMVFAILTMSFMSMFTDKAH; from the coding sequence ATGAGCATAAGTCCGGATATATTATTTACAATAGCAGGTTTTCCCGTTACCAATACTGTTATTTCCACTGTAATTACGGATATTGTTCTTATTGCGTTAGTTCTTTCGATAAGAAAATTTATGTCAGTAAATCCCGGCAAAATTCAAAATGCCTTTGAAGCCGTATCTGAATATTTTTATGATATGACTTCAGGTAATGCCGGAAGCAGAGCGTCTTATATTCATCCGTGGGTGTTGTCGATATTTTTGTTTATAGTGGTTTCAAATTTAACCGCGCTTTTTCCGGGATTTGAAACTGTAAGATTTTTAAACGCTTCGGACGGACATCACGGAGTTCCTTTGCTTAGAGGCGCTACGAGTGATTTGAATCTTACCCTTGCTTTAGCCGTAATTTCCGTAGTAATGACACATTATTTCAGCGTAAAGTACACGGGAATAAAAGCTTATATAGGAAGATTTCTTTCGTTTACTATGTTTCCTATAATGCTTTTTGTGGGAATCTTGGAGTTTATGAACGAGATAACAAAGCTTATCTCTTTTTCTTTCCGTCTTTTCGGAAATATTTATTCGGGAGAAGTGGTTATAAGCACAATGTATTCGATGTTTCCTATAGGACTTCCGGTTCCTTTTATTATGCTGGAAGTTCTAATTGCAGTTATACAGGCTATGGTTTTTGCCATACTTACAATGTCATTTATGAGTATGTTTACAGATAAAGCACACTAA
- the atpE gene encoding ATP synthase F0 subunit C has protein sequence MTFTLAGGVIVAIGGLGPALGIGFIGAKAVEAIGRNPEASGKIMTNMLLGMAFAEAIAIYSLLCAFIMK, from the coding sequence ATGACTTTTACACTTGCAGGCGGAGTTATTGTTGCAATCGGAGGTTTAGGACCGGCATTAGGCATTGGTTTTATCGGAGCAAAAGCGGTTGAAGCTATAGGACGCAATCCCGAAGCGTCAGGCAAAATAATGACAAATATGCTGCTCGGCATGGCTTTTGCAGAAGCTATCGCTATCTATTCACTTTTATGTGCGTTTATCATGAAGTAA
- a CDS encoding ATP synthase F0 subunit B, which yields MEILSTLGLEGKVFIAQLINFLVVVFILKIILYKPLRKMLNERKNRIEKGLQDAADAKIALENAGEERKKILASAKSGADELTALTKASLEEIKIKLTQEAKNRSEQILEDAKQKAAMEFENMNRQIGKISVDISGKVMMHVFSSLFTDEEKNKILARALDKIEKVGYEKKSN from the coding sequence ATGGAAATTCTAAGCACATTAGGTTTGGAAGGAAAAGTTTTTATTGCCCAGCTCATAAATTTTCTTGTAGTGGTTTTTATATTAAAAATAATTTTATATAAGCCGCTACGGAAGATGCTTAATGAAAGAAAAAACAGAATTGAAAAAGGTCTCCAAGATGCCGCCGACGCGAAAATAGCTTTGGAAAATGCCGGAGAGGAAAGAAAAAAAATTCTTGCCTCTGCCAAAAGCGGCGCCGATGAATTAACGGCTTTAACCAAAGCTTCTTTAGAAGAGATAAAGATAAAATTGACTCAAGAAGCGAAAAACCGTTCCGAACAGATTTTGGAAGACGCAAAGCAAAAGGCCGCTATGGAATTTGAAAATATGAATAGGCAAATAGGTAAAATTTCCGTCGATATTTCTGGAAAAGTTATGATGCATGTTTTTTCAAGTTTATTTACCGATGAAGAAAAAAATAAGATTTTGGCAAGGGCGCTTGATAAAATAGAGAAGGTCGGATATGAAAAGAAATCAAATTAG
- the atpA gene encoding F0F1 ATP synthase subunit alpha codes for MKPEEIIQKIEKQLYSVDVNPELVNFGIVETVGDEIVKASGLSNVGYYEEVSFDDGSLGFVLNIDEDYVSIVMLTNSGHIVRGMRVKATGSILSINVSEKLIGRVVNAVGQSIDGVEIKHDNSVKYPIEKIAPGIIERASVDRPLKTGVKAIDSMTPIGRGQRELIIGDRGTGKTALAVDAIINQKKLDMGLKRVICIYCSIGQKKSNLASITARLKEEGAMDYSIVVAATASDAASMQYIAPLAACAIGEYFMDKGEDVLVVYDDLTKHAWAYRQISLLIKRPAGREAYPGDIFYLHSRLLERASRISDVRGGGTLTALPIIETQGNDMSAYIPTNVISITDGQIYLEADLFNAGIRPAINVGLSVSRVGGAAQTKSMKQLAGPVRLELSQFRELQSFTQFGSDLDEDTLKRLERGKRITEILKQPQYSPYDEISEILSIFAVTSGLLDDIDVDKIREVEDAMIEYVKKNYPETLKKLSTGAKLEDELREELKNNIEEFKKKSNYGTELTTA; via the coding sequence ATGAAACCAGAAGAAATAATACAAAAAATAGAAAAACAATTATATTCTGTGGACGTAAATCCGGAGTTGGTTAATTTCGGTATAGTCGAAACCGTAGGAGACGAAATCGTTAAAGCATCGGGACTTTCTAATGTCGGCTATTACGAAGAAGTTTCGTTTGATGATGGGTCTCTCGGGTTTGTTTTAAATATTGACGAAGATTACGTTTCAATAGTCATGCTTACGAATTCCGGACATATTGTGCGTGGAATGAGAGTTAAAGCTACCGGCAGTATTTTAAGTATAAATGTGTCAGAAAAGCTTATTGGCAGAGTTGTCAATGCCGTGGGGCAGTCTATAGACGGCGTAGAAATTAAACATGACAATTCCGTAAAATATCCGATAGAAAAAATAGCGCCCGGAATTATTGAAAGAGCTTCCGTAGATAGACCTTTAAAAACCGGAGTTAAAGCTATCGATTCGATGACGCCCATAGGAAGAGGCCAGAGAGAGCTTATTATCGGCGACCGAGGAACGGGCAAAACGGCTTTAGCCGTTGATGCAATTATAAATCAAAAAAAGCTTGATATGGGTTTAAAAAGAGTCATATGCATATATTGTTCCATCGGTCAAAAAAAGTCTAATCTTGCTTCGATAACTGCAAGATTAAAAGAAGAAGGTGCGATGGATTACAGCATAGTGGTTGCGGCTACTGCTTCAGATGCCGCTTCAATGCAATACATAGCTCCACTGGCAGCATGTGCGATAGGCGAGTATTTTATGGATAAAGGTGAAGACGTTTTGGTAGTTTACGACGATTTGACAAAACATGCATGGGCGTACAGACAAATTTCGCTGCTGATAAAAAGACCTGCGGGACGTGAAGCTTATCCGGGCGATATTTTTTACCTGCATTCAAGGCTTTTGGAAAGAGCTTCCAGAATCTCTGATGTAAGAGGAGGCGGTACGCTCACGGCTCTTCCGATAATTGAAACGCAGGGAAATGACATGTCGGCGTATATTCCTACAAACGTTATTTCAATCACTGATGGACAGATATATCTTGAAGCCGATTTGTTTAACGCGGGAATACGTCCGGCCATTAATGTCGGCTTGTCAGTTTCGCGTGTGGGCGGAGCTGCACAGACAAAATCAATGAAACAGCTTGCCGGACCGGTAAGACTTGAACTTTCGCAGTTCAGAGAATTGCAGTCGTTTACGCAGTTCGGAAGCGATTTGGACGAAGATACTTTAAAAAGGCTTGAAAGAGGCAAAAGAATAACCGAAATTTTAAAACAGCCGCAGTACAGTCCATATGACGAAATCTCCGAAATTCTTTCGATTTTTGCTGTAACGTCGGGCTTGCTTGACGATATTGACGTTGATAAGATAAGAGAAGTCGAAGACGCTATGATTGAATATGTAAAGAAAAATTATCCCGAGACGCTTAAGAAGCTTTCAACCGGTGCAAAACTTGAAGATGAACTCAGGGAAGAACTAAAAAACAATATAGAAGAATTTAAAAAGAAAAGCAATTATGGCACAGAACTTACAACAGCTTAA
- the atpG gene encoding ATP synthase F1 subunit gamma produces the protein MAQNLQQLKKRIKTSQSIAQITKAMEMIAASKIRKARAAVEKHNPYAKKIMYMVQKVLTDKDLHESIELLAKEKMAQKKLIYVISPDKGLAGGLIVNLFKKLASYASKDDYIVAIGKKAVNNAVKYNFNVLASFNMSTSFLEYSGVYPMIDMAEKFYMSGEVGTVSVIYTQFKNMLLQEPVSEEILPVKPDKNFVDTGIDYIFEPNAAQVLKDLIPHYFEVEFYSALVNAYASEQAARMTAMKNAKENANEIAVSLTNIYNKSRQEKITNEILDLANGQQGM, from the coding sequence ATGGCACAGAACTTACAACAGCTTAAAAAGAGAATAAAAACTTCTCAAAGCATAGCGCAGATTACAAAAGCTATGGAAATGATAGCTGCGTCAAAAATACGCAAGGCACGGGCGGCAGTTGAAAAACACAATCCTTATGCAAAAAAAATAATGTATATGGTTCAAAAAGTGCTTACGGATAAAGATTTACACGAAAGCATAGAACTTCTTGCCAAAGAAAAGATGGCTCAAAAAAAACTTATTTACGTTATTTCTCCAGATAAAGGGCTGGCCGGCGGGCTTATTGTAAATCTGTTCAAAAAGCTCGCTTCTTATGCATCAAAAGACGACTATATCGTAGCTATCGGGAAAAAAGCGGTAAACAATGCGGTCAAATATAATTTTAATGTTTTGGCTTCTTTTAATATGAGTACTTCATTTTTGGAATATTCTGGCGTATATCCGATGATAGATATGGCCGAAAAATTTTATATGTCCGGAGAAGTCGGAACGGTAAGTGTAATTTACACGCAGTTTAAAAATATGCTCTTGCAGGAACCAGTCAGCGAAGAAATACTTCCCGTAAAACCGGATAAAAATTTTGTCGATACTGGAATCGACTATATTTTTGAACCTAATGCGGCGCAGGTGTTAAAAGATTTGATTCCTCATTATTTTGAAGTTGAATTTTACAGCGCTCTTGTCAATGCCTATGCTTCTGAGCAGGCGGCAAGAATGACGGCAATGAAAAATGCCAAAGAAAATGCAAATGAAATAGCCGTGTCATTAACCAATATATATAACAAGTCCAGGCAGGAAAAAATTACCAACGAAATTTTGGATCTTGCGAACGGACAACAGGGAATGTAA
- the atpD gene encoding F0F1 ATP synthase subunit beta, which produces MENNEKENAQGTVIRVQGAVVDFKFSGGVPEIFEALTMKMSDGRDLVLETMFEMDNSEVRTIAMGSTDGMKRGMKALRTFAPIRVPVGEKTLGRIFNVLGQPIDALGKMDESVERCPIHKKAPDFVDQKTTPEMLETGIKVIDLISPFTKGGKIGIFGGAGVGKTVIVKELIRNIATVHKGHSVFAGVGERTREGTDLWMEMVESKVMDKTVLVFGQMNEPPGNRMRVALTALTMSEYFRDEKGEDVLLFIDNIFRFAQAGSEVSALLGRMPSAVGYQPNLAQDMGDLQERIASTNKGSVTSVQAVYVPADDYTDPAPVAIFAHLDATIALDRAIMEQGLYPAVNPLTSSSRLLDPNIVGEDHYNVTMSVKKILQKYKDLQDIIAILGMDELSDEDKLTVSRARKVQRFLTQPMFVAETFTGLEGRYVKAEETVRGFKEIIEGKYDALPEQSFYMVGTIEEAIKKAGEK; this is translated from the coding sequence ATGGAAAATAACGAAAAAGAAAATGCGCAAGGTACGGTTATCAGAGTTCAGGGTGCGGTCGTCGATTTTAAGTTTAGCGGCGGCGTGCCAGAAATTTTTGAAGCTTTGACAATGAAAATGTCCGACGGCAGAGATTTGGTTTTGGAAACGATGTTTGAAATGGACAATTCCGAAGTGAGAACCATAGCCATGGGGTCTACCGACGGCATGAAAAGAGGAATGAAAGCCCTGAGAACTTTTGCACCGATACGCGTTCCTGTAGGAGAAAAAACTTTAGGCAGAATTTTCAATGTTTTAGGGCAGCCTATAGATGCTCTCGGAAAAATGGACGAGTCGGTTGAAAGATGTCCGATTCACAAAAAAGCTCCGGATTTTGTAGATCAGAAAACGACTCCTGAAATGCTTGAAACTGGAATAAAAGTCATAGATTTAATATCGCCGTTTACAAAAGGCGGAAAAATAGGAATTTTTGGCGGTGCTGGCGTAGGAAAAACTGTTATTGTCAAAGAACTTATAAGAAATATCGCCACGGTGCACAAAGGACATTCTGTTTTTGCAGGAGTAGGCGAGAGAACAAGAGAGGGCACAGATTTATGGATGGAGATGGTCGAATCCAAAGTTATGGATAAAACCGTTTTGGTTTTCGGACAGATGAACGAGCCGCCCGGCAACAGAATGAGAGTGGCTTTGACCGCTCTTACGATGTCGGAATATTTTAGGGATGAAAAAGGCGAAGACGTTCTTCTTTTTATTGATAATATATTCAGATTTGCACAGGCTGGCAGCGAAGTTTCGGCTTTACTTGGAAGAATGCCTTCGGCCGTTGGGTACCAACCGAACTTGGCTCAGGATATGGGAGATTTGCAGGAAAGAATAGCTTCGACGAACAAAGGTTCGGTTACCTCGGTTCAAGCGGTTTACGTTCCCGCCGATGATTATACCGATCCTGCTCCCGTGGCGATTTTTGCACATTTGGACGCTACTATAGCGCTCGATAGGGCAATTATGGAACAAGGACTTTATCCGGCGGTTAATCCCTTGACCTCGTCTTCAAGACTTCTTGATCCGAATATTGTCGGAGAAGATCATTACAATGTCACAATGTCGGTAAAAAAGATTTTACAAAAATACAAAGATTTGCAGGATATTATCGCTATATTGGGCATGGACGAGCTTTCGGATGAAGACAAATTGACGGTTTCAAGAGCAAGAAAGGTTCAGAGATTTTTAACGCAGCCTATGTTTGTTGCTGAAACATTTACGGGTCTTGAAGGAAGATATGTTAAAGCTGAAGAGACGGTGAGAGGATTTAAAGAAATTATTGAAGGAAAATATGATGCTCTGCCGGAACAGTCGTTCTATATGGTAGGCACCATAGAAGAAGCCATAAAAAAAGCAGGAGAAAAATAA
- the atpC gene encoding ATP synthase F1 subunit epsilon yields MKKFELEILSPQGIAFKDEVLSVSLPTSSGIITVLPGHTNLVTKLKEGEIIITYNSGEKRITVTDGFVEIFANSVNIVTDFAVPSDDENRYEIERAMKLAKDMKNRKQNTVDLAVVETQLKKAVYELKSNVGIRKKKI; encoded by the coding sequence ATGAAAAAATTTGAACTTGAAATATTGTCTCCACAGGGGATCGCTTTTAAAGATGAGGTTTTATCGGTTTCCCTGCCGACTTCTTCCGGAATAATAACGGTTTTGCCCGGCCATACGAATCTTGTGACAAAACTTAAGGAAGGTGAAATTATAATAACTTATAACAGCGGAGAAAAAAGAATAACTGTTACTGATGGATTTGTCGAGATATTTGCAAACAGCGTTAACATAGTTACGGATTTTGCCGTTCCGTCAGACGATGAAAACAGGTATGAGATAGAACGGGCTATGAAACTTGCCAAAGATATGAAAAACAGAAAACAAAACACCGTTGATTTGGCGGTGGTTGAAACACAGCTTAAAAAAGCGGTTTATGAATTAAAATCTAATGTGGGGATTAGAAAGAAAAAAATATGA
- a CDS encoding toxin-antitoxin system YwqK family antitoxin, whose protein sequence is MKKYHPFVSLIICSICILLSSCVSVDQSGFGKLEPDDQIASETPVISAKKVELGRYDDGTSKGYKYISEDGSVTFAEELIDEKGNRIIEGRIPDGLIVQYYDEGNIAAELNYNAGRLEGVVKEYFPDGIVSSVKNYKSGELNGPVKEYYPNGKIKEDFVYINGLLNGALRKYSDTGTILSRAEYQDGELNGTYKEFFVNSKVKIEIEYMNNKKEGYQREFDPSGILLAEYNYTMNKLEGQSKKYYEDGSIQMIANYVNNIQEGETKIFSNNNSDHPIYIDIYKNGKKIKRKAYSSQGKLIFTFDY, encoded by the coding sequence ATGAAAAAATATCATCCTTTTGTTTCCTTAATTATATGCTCGATTTGCATTCTTTTATCTTCATGTGTATCCGTCGATCAAAGCGGATTCGGCAAGCTGGAGCCGGATGATCAGATAGCATCGGAAACCCCTGTTATAAGCGCTAAAAAAGTTGAGCTTGGCAGGTATGATGATGGGACTTCTAAAGGATATAAATATATTTCAGAGGACGGCTCGGTAACTTTTGCTGAGGAATTGATAGATGAAAAGGGAAATCGTATTATCGAGGGACGAATCCCTGACGGGCTTATAGTTCAATATTATGACGAAGGGAATATTGCCGCCGAATTAAATTATAATGCGGGCAGATTGGAAGGAGTCGTGAAAGAGTATTTCCCTGACGGTATTGTATCTTCTGTAAAAAATTATAAATCGGGAGAATTAAACGGTCCTGTAAAAGAATATTATCCCAACGGTAAAATAAAGGAAGATTTCGTCTATATAAACGGACTTTTAAATGGTGCTTTGCGTAAATATTCGGATACCGGTACGATATTGTCAAGAGCCGAGTATCAGGATGGAGAATTAAATGGTACGTATAAAGAATTTTTTGTGAACAGTAAGGTAAAAATCGAGATTGAGTATATGAATAATAAAAAAGAAGGATACCAAAGAGAGTTTGACCCTTCGGGTATACTGCTGGCTGAATATAATTATACAATGAACAAACTCGAAGGCCAATCTAAAAAGTATTATGAAGACGGCAGCATACAGATGATTGCCAATTATGTAAACAATATACAAGAAGGAGAAACAAAAATTTTCAGTAATAATAATTCTGATCATCCTATATATATAGACATTTATAAAAACGGCAAAAAGATTAAAAGAAAAGCTTACAGCTCGCAGGGCAAACTGATTTTTACATTTGATTATTAA